One segment of Bacteroides caecimuris DNA contains the following:
- a CDS encoding PepSY-associated TM helix domain-containing protein, producing MKKIFRKIHLWLSVPFGLVITLICFSGAMLVFENEVNEWSRPDLYYVETVKESSLPMDKLLEKVATTLPDSVSVTGVSISSDPGRAYQVSLSKPRRASLYVDQYTGEVKGKSERSGFFMFMFRMHRWLLDSMNPGNEGIFWGKMIVGVSTLLLVFVLISGVVIWWPRTRKALKNSLKITATKGWRRFWYDLHVAGGMYALIFLLAMALTGLTWSFPWYRMAFYKIFGVEVQQRVAQGHEQKSDVQNGGTKSASHQKKKPFAYWQEVYDKLSRQNPEYKQISISSGTASVSFNRFGNQRASDRYSFNTDNGEFTETSLYQHQDKSGKIRGWIYSIHVGNWGGMFTRILAFIAALIGAALPLTGYYLWIKKLKTVQK from the coding sequence ATGAAAAAAATATTCAGAAAGATACATTTGTGGCTTTCCGTCCCTTTCGGGCTGGTAATAACTCTAATCTGTTTCTCCGGTGCCATGCTGGTGTTCGAAAACGAGGTGAATGAGTGGTCTCGACCCGACCTTTACTACGTGGAAACGGTAAAGGAATCTTCTCTACCTATGGATAAACTGCTTGAAAAAGTAGCGACGACATTGCCTGACAGTGTATCAGTGACCGGTGTGAGCATATCTTCTGATCCCGGACGTGCGTATCAGGTTAGTCTTTCCAAACCACGCCGTGCATCTTTGTATGTAGACCAGTATACGGGTGAAGTAAAAGGAAAAAGCGAGCGTAGCGGCTTCTTTATGTTTATGTTCCGAATGCATCGCTGGCTGCTGGATAGTATGAATCCGGGAAATGAAGGGATCTTTTGGGGCAAGATGATTGTAGGTGTCAGTACGCTTTTACTTGTATTCGTTCTGATTTCGGGAGTTGTCATTTGGTGGCCGCGTACACGTAAAGCATTGAAGAATAGCCTGAAGATAACAGCAACTAAAGGATGGCGAAGGTTTTGGTATGACTTGCATGTGGCAGGTGGAATGTATGCTCTGATCTTTCTGTTGGCTATGGCACTGACGGGGTTGACCTGGTCTTTTCCGTGGTATCGGATGGCTTTCTATAAGATCTTCGGGGTAGAAGTACAGCAACGTGTCGCCCAAGGACATGAACAGAAAAGTGATGTTCAAAACGGTGGTACCAAATCGGCATCTCATCAGAAAAAGAAACCATTCGCTTATTGGCAGGAGGTTTATGATAAACTAAGCCGTCAGAATCCGGAGTATAAGCAAATCAGTATTTCTTCTGGTACGGCAAGCGTGTCTTTCAACCGTTTTGGGAACCAGCGGGCATCTGACCGTTATTCTTTCAATACGGATAATGGTGAATTTACAGAAACAAGTCTTTACCAACATCAAGACAAGTCGGGAAAGATTCGTGGTTGGATTTATTCTATACATGTCGGTAACTGGGGAGGAATGTTTACCCGCATACTTGCCTTTATTGCTGCTTTGATT